Proteins from one Coffea arabica cultivar ET-39 chromosome 8c, Coffea Arabica ET-39 HiFi, whole genome shotgun sequence genomic window:
- the LOC113705603 gene encoding uncharacterized protein codes for MDIAQNANISGGNLSLITSIDQNDQGRSHHDIMMRRLKNRERQRRYRARKRLAAERMLTSHPVQYLEADTKKAPASMPLPKEIKRRRRRKKESSMDQFTATQIEMPLHYTEADSKKGPTSLPLPKEIKRRRRRKKEITMDQFMPVHVQMPLSDTPQEFATRVHSRRDWKRDARRAHALKEQEVRIHGPVIPVVTSVSASQVQSFASAFYPHSDKECQTRGARVDNEAQKVVPSRRHWKEEARNRKSQNA; via the coding sequence ATGGATATTGCACAGAATGCTAATATATCTGGTGGGAATCTCTCTCTGATAACATCTATTGATCAAAACGATCAAGGTAGAAGCCATCATGATATTATGATGCGCCGTCTAAAAAATAGAGAACGGCAACGTAGATATAGAGCTCGGAAACGTCTTGCAGCTGAGAGAATGCTGACATCCCATCCAGTGCAGTACCTGGAAGCCGATACAAAGAAGGCACCTGCCTCTATGCCACTGCCCAAAGAGATCAAGCGGAGGCGGCGGAGGAAGAAGGAAAGTAGCATGGATCAATTTACTGCAACTCAAATAGAAATGCCTTTGCATTACACTGAAGCTGATTCAAAGAAGGGACCCACCTCCCTTCCCCTGCCCAAAGAGATTAAGCGGAGGCGACGGAGGAAGAAGGAAATTACCATGGATCAATTTATGCCGGTGCATGTACAAATGCCTTTGAGTGACACTCCTCAAGAGTTTGCAACTCGGGTACACAGCCGAAGAGATTGGAAAAGAGATGCGAGAAGGGCCCACGCATTGAAAGAGCAAGAAGTTAGAATTCATGGCCCTGTTATTCCGGTGGTAACATCTGTTAGTGCAAGCCAAGTCCAGTCTTTTGCTTCTGCCTTCTATCCTCATTCAGACAAAGAATGTCAGACACGTGGGGCTAGAGTTGACAATGAAGCACAAAAGGTGGTGCCTAGCCGAAGACACTGGAAAGAAGAGGCCAGAAATAGGAAAAGTCAAAATGCTTAA